In Pseudonocardia sp. DSM 110487, the sequence GGCAGCCCGACGTCGGCGGGGCGCAGCCGCTCCCGCCACGTGCGCAGCGCGACCCCGAGCTCGGTGCGGTCCATGCGTCCAGCATGCCGCGCGACCGGACGCCCAGCCTGGTACAGATCGTCCCCGGCTCGTACTGGAGACCCATTCCGCCTCGCGCCTTGAGATGCTGGGTCGGTGAGTGATCGACTGCGCGTCGCCGTGGTGACGCCTCTCAGCGAGGAGCTTGCGGCGCTCGTCCCGCGGCTCGAACCGCGGGTGGAGCTCGTGTGCGACCAGGAGTTGCTGCCGCCCGTCCGGTACCCGGCCGACCACCACGGTGATCCCTCGTTCACCCGCACACCCGCCCAGGACCGGCGGTTCGTGGAGATCATCGCCGAGTCCGACGCGCTCTACGGCGTGCCGGGCGAGGACCCGGCGGCGCTGCGGCGGGCCGTCGAGACGAACCCCCGGCTGCGCTGGGTGCACACGATGGCGGCGGGCGGCGGCGCGCTGGTGAAGGCGGCAGGCCTGTCCACCGAGCAGCTCCAGCGCGTCACGTTCACGACGTCCGCCGGCGTCCACGGGGGTCCGCTCGCGGAGTACGCCCTCTTCGGGCTGCTCGCCGGGGCCAAGAACCTGCCCCGCCTGCAGGCAGACGCCGCGCGGCACGAGTGGCCGCACCGCTGGCTGATGGGGCAGCTGCGGGAGCAGACCGTGCTGGTCGTCGGCCTCGGCGGGATCGGCCGCGAGGTGGCACGGTTGCTCGCGGCGTTCGGCACGCGGGTGATCGGCACGAGCAGGCGTGGCGATCCGGTCGAGGGCGTCGCCGAGCTCGTGCACCCCGCCGAGCTCGCCGCTGTGGTCGGCCGGGTGGACGGCATCGTCGTCACGCTGCCCGGCACGGCCGCCACCGAGCGGTTGCTGAGCGCCGACGTGCTCGCGGCCGTCCGGCCCGGCGCCACGCTCGTCAACGTCGGGCGCGGCACCGTGATCGACGAG encodes:
- a CDS encoding D-2-hydroxyacid dehydrogenase, with product MSDRLRVAVVTPLSEELAALVPRLEPRVELVCDQELLPPVRYPADHHGDPSFTRTPAQDRRFVEIIAESDALYGVPGEDPAALRRAVETNPRLRWVHTMAAGGGALVKAAGLSTEQLQRVTFTTSAGVHGGPLAEYALFGLLAGAKNLPRLQADAARHEWPHRWLMGQLREQTVLVVGLGGIGREVARLLAAFGTRVIGTSRRGDPVEGVAELVHPAELAAVVGRVDGIVVTLPGTAATERLLSADVLAAVRPGATLVNVGRGTVIDEGALVEALRDGRIGFAALDVFATEPLDPASPLWDLPNVLISPHNATLTPAEGQRIAELFADNAARLLDGRPMRNVVNTVEFY